The DNA region GGGGCAGGCGGCTGGTTTACGCCCCTTTCGGACACGCAGACGTTTGCTGACTGGGTGCAGGCCGAGCGGCTTCCGGTCATTCTGGTGGTCGGCGTTAAGCTGGGCTGTATTAACCACGCCATGCTGACCGCGCAGGCCGTACGGCAGGCCGGGCTGCGTCTGGCGGGCTGGATAGCCAACGACGTGGTTGCGCCGGGTAAACGACACCAGGAATATCTGGCGACGCTCGGGCGCGTCCTGCCCGCACCGTGCCTCGGGGAGATCCCCTGGCTGGCTGGCGGCGTGGAAAAGGCCGACACCGGGCGTTATCTCGATCTCAGCGCCTTGCTTCCCGCGACATCCAGTGAGCGATAAGCTCGTCATCCAGCTCGTTAACGTGGCCCTGCGCCACGTTACGCCCGCGATAGAGCAGGCAGAAACGGTCCGCCACCCGGCGGATAAACGACAGCTGCTGCTCCGCTAACAGCACCGTCATACCCAACTCCCGGTTTAAGCGCACCAGCAGCTGCCCCAGCTTCTGGGCGAAGCTGTATCCTGCGCCGTGCAGGGGCTCATCGAGGATCAGCAGGTGCGGACGGTTGACCAGCGCATTGGCCAGCGCCAGCTGATACTGGTCGTCCGGAGAGAGCGCGTTAGCGCGGGTCTGTCGCAGCGCGTAGAGCGTCGGAAACAGGTCGTAAACGTCACTTTTCGCTTCCGGGTTGGGTTTCCCCATCGCCCGCATGGCGATATGCAGATTCTCCTCAATCGTCAGCTGGGAGAAGATCCGCCTGTCCTGCGGGACATAGCCTATCCCCGGCCCTGAACGCGGTTCTGGCGGCAGGTTGAGCAAATCGCGCGGCGGGGCCCCCGCCTCGTGCCAGATGATGCTGCCGCTTTCGACGGGCACTCTCCCGGCAATGCAGTTCATGAGGGTGGTTTTCCCCATCCCCGGCAGGCCAACGACGCCCGTACACATCCCTTGCGGAAAGTCCACATTCACGTTCCATAGCGTATGTTGGCTTCCGTAAAACTGATTCACAGCACGCAGACTCAACATCTTTCTCTCCTTAAAAATGTGTGTAGGTGAGGCTCGGGTTTGAGTCTGCAAAACCCCTGCCAGAAACCGAAATGTGCTTAAAAAACGGCTTTTTTAGGAATAGGTCACCGGAGAAGGGCTTAAAAAAAGCCGGGAGTGCACATTGACGGTGCTGGCGGTGTCGGGTTGTGGTGCAGCGGGAGAGTTGATGGAAATGTGAGCAAGATCGCATTGGTTGGTTATGAATGAGGCAACTGTTAATCAGCAAAAAAGAGCTATAAAAATTTTTTCCTGCCGTCTCGTGGGAAAACCCGGGAATTTGCCGAGCGCCACTCCGCACGGGCTGGAAGCAGTTATCCACTATTCCTGTGGATAACCATGTGCATTAGAGTTAGAAAACACGCGATAAGCGAGAGAAGACGCGGCTTTCAACCAAATTGACGCGAAACGCGGCTTTTGAAAATATCGTTTAATATTTAATTGCT from Enterobacter chengduensis includes:
- a CDS encoding ABC transporter ATP-binding protein: MLSLRAVNQFYGSQHTLWNVNVDFPQGMCTGVVGLPGMGKTTLMNCIAGRVPVESGSIIWHEAGAPPRDLLNLPPEPRSGPGIGYVPQDRRIFSQLTIEENLHIAMRAMGKPNPEAKSDVYDLFPTLYALRQTRANALSPDDQYQLALANALVNRPHLLILDEPLHGAGYSFAQKLGQLLVRLNRELGMTVLLAEQQLSFIRRVADRFCLLYRGRNVAQGHVNELDDELIAHWMSREARR
- the bioD gene encoding dethiobiotin synthase, whose product is MTERYFVTGTDTEVGKTVASSALLQAARRLGKNTAGYKPVASGSEMTAEGLRNTDALALQRNSTLELAYSAVNPYTFAEPTSPHIISADEERPIDFAVLSAGLRALESRADWVLVEGAGGWFTPLSDTQTFADWVQAERLPVILVVGVKLGCINHAMLTAQAVRQAGLRLAGWIANDVVAPGKRHQEYLATLGRVLPAPCLGEIPWLAGGVEKADTGRYLDLSALLPATSSER